The nucleotide sequence TCCGGCAAAACGAGAAGGCCCTCAAGCTCCTGGTCGCCAATATCTGGGTCCAGAAGGGGGAGACCGATGCAACCAGAGAGGCCCCGGAAAAGCGGTTTTACGTCTCAGATCTTATTCGTGCCTATGGCCATAATATTTCCGGCGGGATTCAGGGGTTATTTTCCCATGTGTTGACCCTGGATCTTGCCGATATCCCAGGGTCTGTCCTGCAAAACTATATCCTGGAGAAGAAGGAACCGATTTATATTGATAGCAATAAGGTGCGGGAGCTGGGGTTTGAGCCCGTCCGGGCCTGTATTTTTTCTCGGAACCTCTTGCAGCGGCAGCGGGTTATTCAGCATGATCCCAATGCCCTTGCCCATGTTATCCGCAGTATGTGGGGATTACGTGAGGCCGGTTTTTTGACCTTGCCGCCCTTTGCAGAGACCAGTCTGCGCGGTCTGGAATTTTCAGTGCGGATTGCCCCGGATAAGCTGATTCCCTGTATGCGCTATGAACGAATAGCCCGGACTGTTGAGGGCCTGGAGTTCAGGTACCTTACCCTTGATGCGGATTTACCTGAGAAGATGGCCTCTGTCTTGCGTCGGGATATTGCCTCTGCTGTCCTTGAGATCCTCTGGCGTCATCCCGACATTCACCCGGATCATCTCCAATATCTCAAGGGGATTTGTTTAGTGGAGACCAGATCCTGGAAGCGATGCCAACAATGGGATAATGTCTTTTCCTTTTATGATCCTGAAGATAGCTGTATAAAGATCCGCCAGGACCAGACAGCATCTTCAGAGCGTCTGGAGGTGGCCCTGCTGATCGCCTTAGGGCAGTCCTTGCTGGGAAATTATTGCCAGCAAAAGGGCATGGAGAATGTGTTTGTCCATGAGCGGCAGGTCGGTAGATTATATCGCCTGATTACAAGAAAACGGCAAGAGCTCAATTGCTTCCTCTCGCCTGAGGAACTGGATACCTATTTACGGCTCAGTCGCATGTGTCCGACAGAAGGGGAAGAACGGTCTTATACCAGGTTAGTCAACGGCGAGGAAGGCTTTACGCCACCTGGGCTGCTCTTTGGCCTGGTCTTTGCCTGGTACCTTGACAATCGTTTTGTCTCCAATGTGGAATACAAGATGTCCGTCATGAAGAAGGTTCCTTCTGATTTGATTCCAGAGCAGGTCAGGATCATGCGCAGACGGGAAAAATTGATTCGTTTTTTCAGGGGACGTATTTTTCGTGATCAGTTTTCTTAAAAAAACGTTTATAGTAATAATTGGATAATTGGCGAAGTGAAGGAAGAACGGGTGTAAAGCTGATTTTTTTTGAGGTATATTCTCTATGCGAAAAATACTGATTATAGATGATGACGAACAAATGCGCAATTTGCTCTGTCGGGCTATGGAGTATGCCGGATTTGAAGTAGAGGCGGCTGCTGATGGCCGGAAGGGGCTCCGCTTATTCGAGGAAAACTTCTACGATCTGGTGATTACGGACTTGATTATGCCGGAGCAGGAAGGAATGGAGACCATTACCTTTCTCAGTAAGAATTATCCCGAGGTCAAGATCATTGCCATCTCCGGGGGGGGGCGGATCGGACCGGAAACCTATCTGCCAGCTGCCTTGGAACTCGGTGCAGATCGTGCCTTTGCCAAGCCCTTTCCTATTGATGATCTGATTAATGCGGTCAAAGAGCTGCTCGGCGCGTCCTGAATCAGGCCACCTGAATCAAGCCCATGTATCTTGCCCGCTGTTTCTGCGATAACCGGGTCTGCTACCTCCTGCGCGAGTCTTTTTATGATGGCGAGATATACCGGAACCGGGACCTGCTTGAACTTGGAGAGGATCCTGGGCGCTACATTGTCTATCCTGGAGGCACCTCATTTTATATTGAGGACCTGATCTTTGCGCGCTTGCAGGAGGGCGGGGTCGTTGCCGATTATGATACGGTTGAAGCGCTCTTTTGGCCTTTTCTTGATCCAGAGATTCGGGCCCGCCTTGAGGCCTTTTTTGGAAGAGAACAGGGAAGGGGGGATTGGAAGCCCCCGAATAAAGAGGAGCGACAGGATATCCTTGTCAAGACGCATGCTTTTGACAGAAGAAGGCTCCATTTTCTCCGCTTCGGTCAGGTTGATCAGCGGGACCTGGACCGTTCCCCCTCCTTGTTCAGAATTCTCCTCCATAAATCCCGTGATGAGCTTGAGCAGCTCATGCTTGAACGGGAACAGGATCTCTCTCCTCATGAATATAAGACCTATATCTTTACCATCTTTGACCTGCAGCGTTCTTTTAATGGGGCCTTTGCCCAGGCAATGCCCTATGCCCTGAATAGCGACCAGCTGGATGCGTCTTTTCTCAAAGAGGTCTGTCGCCTGGACCAGGATCGCCTTTTTTGGCAGG is from Candidatus Electrothrix sp. GW3-4 and encodes:
- a CDS encoding 2-phospho-L-lactate transferase CofD family protein, encoding MAENSISSLQHLLEGVTRKKFAPLDFIGKGNLTERVLAFALGEEPPRDVPGCTQEAWRHLATALRHVDVEKVRVVVLGGGTGLSNVVGGDSRRADWKETPFTGLKEVFPRLHSIVCVTDDGGSTGEMLKDFPLIGLGDLRHVLLSSIRSAHLKEQYQLDDAAALETAAALHGFFNFRFNTPPKSAEQLWVESGVRPEMFPPALAGYLVDLVHRLLADERMAAALRRPQCLGNLLLAAAVYGKLPAFFRTAELAANQRRMQTAIMDGLADLSQAVGVGPRAVLPCTATLSQLQLLYANGVLVTGERKAGEARRGYPVERTMVRFADEPLLPDAVSQCIAEADIIILAPGSLYSSLLPVLQVPGLADLIRQNEKALKLLVANIWVQKGETDATREAPEKRFYVSDLIRAYGHNISGGIQGLFSHVLTLDLADIPGSVLQNYILEKKEPIYIDSNKVRELGFEPVRACIFSRNLLQRQRVIQHDPNALAHVIRSMWGLREAGFLTLPPFAETSLRGLEFSVRIAPDKLIPCMRYERIARTVEGLEFRYLTLDADLPEKMASVLRRDIASAVLEILWRHPDIHPDHLQYLKGICLVETRSWKRCQQWDNVFSFYDPEDSCIKIRQDQTASSERLEVALLIALGQSLLGNYCQQKGMENVFVHERQVGRLYRLITRKRQELNCFLSPEELDTYLRLSRMCPTEGEERSYTRLVNGEEGFTPPGLLFGLVFAWYLDNRFVSNVEYKMSVMKKVPSDLIPEQVRIMRRREKLIRFFRGRIFRDQFS
- a CDS encoding response regulator: MRKILIIDDDEQMRNLLCRAMEYAGFEVEAAADGRKGLRLFEENFYDLVITDLIMPEQEGMETITFLSKNYPEVKIIAISGGGRIGPETYLPAALELGADRAFAKPFPIDDLINAVKELLGAS
- a CDS encoding J domain-containing protein is translated as MYLARCFCDNRVCYLLRESFYDGEIYRNRDLLELGEDPGRYIVYPGGTSFYIEDLIFARLQEGGVVADYDTVEALFWPFLDPEIRARLEAFFGREQGRGDWKPPNKEERQDILVKTHAFDRRRLHFLRFGQVDQRDLDRSPSLFRILLHKSRDELEQLMLEREQDLSPHEYKTYIFTIFDLQRSFNGAFAQAMPYALNSDQLDASFLKEVCRLDQDRLFWQGLERDEDLVSYLVRYVIMFFDYSFPQTEARSERARHSFGQQRTRPYTSHQPHMAQKEAASIFGVSQAELAAMNKADVTRLYRKKAQELHPDKGGEHEEFIALTSAYNELLRNTPDD